The nucleotide sequence GGCGACGCCGGCGGAGGCGTTGCTGGAGCGCGGCGCGGGGCACTACGTTGTCATCCCCAGGATTGCTTGCACGGATTTCGCATGCGCTTGTGTACGGAATCATTCTCTGTCCCGTATCAGATATCTCATGAGCTCAATTCCAGCAGTCACGGCTGCCGGTGCATCCAGCGACGAACCGGCGACGTTCGTCGCCAACACACTCTCGGCGTCGTTGACCGTCAATGTCATTGAGACCAGCCTCGCGTGGTATCGCGACGTGCTCGGCTTCACGGTTGCACAGACACACGAGCGTGACGGAAAGATGTTCGCCGTGTCGCTCAGAGCGGGGCCGGTGGCCATCCTGCTGACGCAGGACAACGGCGCCAGGGGATCGGACCGGGTCAAGGGCGCCGGAATGTCGTTGCGGCTGACGACGTCCCAGAACATCGACGAGCTGGCGACGCGAGTGCGGGAGCGTGGCGGCATACTGGAGACGGAGCCGGTGGATATGAGGGGCGTGCGCGTGTTTCGGTTGGTCGATCCGGATGGATTCAAGCTGGTGATATCGTCGGAACCGGCGTAGCTGGTACGCTTCATCAGGGACAAGCAAATGCCATCCTCTACCGACCGCATCGAAGAGTCCGTCGTCCTTTCCGCCCCGCGCGCACGCGTCTGGCGCGCGCTCACTGACGTCCGCGAGTTCACGCAATGGTTCGGCGTCGAGCTCACCGCGGCTTTTGAACCCGGCGCTGTCATCAACGGACACGTTACGAATGTGGGTTACGAGCATGTCACGATGACGATCTGGGTCGAAGCAATCGAGCCGCAGCACGCATTCTCCTTTCGCTGGCATCCGAACGCAATCGACATGTCGGCCGACTATTCTACCGAACCGACCACGCTCGTCGTATTCACGATCGATGAAGTGCCCGAAGGTACTCTGCTCGTCGTAGTAGAATCAGGTTTCGACGCGTTGCCAGAGTCGCGGCGGACGCCTGCGTTCACCAGCAACAGCAAGGGCTGGGAGGCGCAGATGCGGCGGATCGCGAAGTATCTCGCGGAGAATTCCGGTCCGTCAGTCGTATGATGCTAGTGCGACACGTTCGGATTTTTCACCGCGCGATCCGAACGAGTCACACATTGTTCACTACGACTGTGGCTCCAGCAACAGCGGGTGTACCTTACGCAAGCCAGCCGCTCCTCGTCGCCTTGCTCGCGAGCAGTGCCAGCACCAACGCTACCACCAGCACGACACATTGCAGAACGACCGCCGTCGATCCAGCCTGCGACATCGCGCCGCTCATGCCGAACAGCGATACGTCCTGAAGGATCACGCCGAGCAGTGACAGAACCAGCAGTGGATACGCCCACCGCTTGCCGACGATCAAACCGATGCATCCAAGCGCACCAGCGCACACAGCAATACCCGTCGCAGCGATCGACCATGCAGGACGGGCTGCATACATAGCCTGCTGCGCGGCGCTCAGCTTCGCGACATCTGCTGGAGTGAGGCGGAGATCCATGACAAACGCGGCGACACCGATCAAGTTCCAGATCAGTGCAACAATACCAACGGGCTTGAGCCACTTCGGTGTTGCAGTCATATCGATCCCCCTGGGTGTGAGTGCGTCGATGACTTCCTGCGGTCCAACCGTAAGGAGCTACGCGGGCACCTGAGCGACGTTCCATTCCAGCGCTCTCGCCATCGCTCGCGCATTCTCGAAGCGACCGGCGGGGTCCTTGGTGAGCGCTCGCATGAGTATGGCGTCGAGCTCCGGCGGAATGTCCGCAACGTGGGTCGATGGCGCGGGCGGCGTCTCGTACAGATGCGCCGCAAGCATCTGCATCGAATTCCGTCCGGCGAACGGTGAGCGACCGGTGACGAGAAAGTATCCGAGTGCGCCGAGGCTGTAGATATCCGACGATGCGCTGATCTCGTTCGGATCACCGCACTGCTCGGGGCTCATGAATTCCGGTGTTCCGACGATCATTCCGGCCTGCGTCAGAGTCGCGCCCATCGCACCGGCGCTCCCAGTGCCGCGCGCAGTGACCAGACCAAAGTCGAGCAGCTTCGCGACGTCCGGCATTCCGCCGCGATTGCCCAGTATCACGTTGCTCGGCTTGATGTCGCGATGCACGAGTCCGCGATCGTGCGCTTCGGCGAGCGCGCCGCAGAGCTGCATCAGAACGTGAACGGCGCGCGATACGTGCATTGGACCGTCGCGCTCGACGATCTTCTCGAGCGTCTCGCCGTCGAGCAATTCCATGACACAGTAGAACGTACCGTCCTCGGAGCGGCCATAGTCGAAGAGTTGCACAGTGTTGGGATGTGTGAGCTGCGCCGTCGCCTGAGCTTCGCGCTCGAAGCGAGCGAGCGCATCGGGACTGCCCGCCTGCTCGGCGCTGATCAGCTTGATCGCGACCGGGCGGCGCAACATCCGATGCTCGCCGCGAAAAACATCGCCCATGCCACCCGAACCAAGCTGCTCGCCGAGCGTGTATTGTCCAAGTTCGCGCGCTGCCGCCTCGCGACGCACCACGATCTCGTATCGATAAGACCCAAACCAGATGATGAGCCCTGTGAGCGTCAGCACAGTGACCTTGAATCCGAACACGATTGGCGCGATCGATATTGGAAGCATGCCTGTGACGAGCGCCCACACATCCGGCGCGAGCCCCGTCATCGCGAACAGCGCCACCGCAATCGCCGTTCGCCGCGCTGGGTTCGGAATGAGAACGCCATACGCGACCATCAGGAATACCGCAAAGCTCGCCGTCCCAAGCGCGATGTCGATCGGCGCCTTCGAATACACGTCCTGCAGCGTCGAGTAGTCAAAGATGTTGAGCGCAAGAAAAAGTCCTGCGCCGAAGGTGAAGATGATCGCTTCGTAGAGACGTAGCCTGCCGAGTGGCCGGGGCGAGCCGGGCCGAAGCAGCTGCGCTGCGATCACGAACAGGGCAGCTACAATTACATAGAGGTATGATGACCCCGCCGAGAGTGGTGCCGTTGCAGTGCGCGCGCGCATGATCGGCGAGAGTGTGCCAAAGATTGCGCCACCGGCGTTGTAAGCTGCGCATACCCAGGCAACTGCACGAAGTCGCCGCTGAAGCGTGGCGCGCAGCTCCTCACTGTTGCTGAAGTCGTCGCGGTGAGTGCCGGCGCGTCGGAAGCGGGCGGCGAGCTTGGGGGTCGGCATCGCCATAATGATGCACCCGAACCCGGTTTCCGGCGAGGAGTCACCCGCCGCTACAGGACCTATCCCTCAGGTAGTCGCAATCAGAAACGACTCTCCGCTCGACGGCCGCAGTCCGTCGGTGCGGCCGGCGAAGTAGCGTTGGGCAAGATCGGCCGCGGATACATGAGCGACCGACGCGAAGCCTGCGTCCCGGGCCATCGCCAGCATCTCCCGCGGAGTGAAGAAGCTGAGGAACGGCGTCCCCGAAGCCCGGGCGTTTTTCTGGACTTCCTTGTGCTGCTGCCGCTCCTCGCCTTCCGTGAGCTCCGCGGGCAGAAGAAACGTCATCGCCAGCGTCGAGCCAGCGGCGAGCGCCGCGAGTCGGCGCAGTGTGGCCGCGACCGCGTCTCTCGTCAGGTACATCGTGACGCCGGTGCATGCGACCACCGTCGGCAGGGTCGCATCGAAATCCGCATCATCCGCGAGCCGGTCCCACCAGTCATCGCCTGCCTCGAAGTCGACCGGCACCAATCGCAGCCAGTCTGGAATGCCGAAGCCAAGGTCGATCAGGCGCTGCCGCTTCCATGCCTGCGTCTCCGGCTGGTCGATCTCGAATATCCGTATGCGCGAGGTGATCCCCGGCCTGCGCTGCGCGAAGGTATCGAGTCCGGCGCCGAGTATGAGGTACTGTGTGACGCCGAGTGCGGCCTGTTCGGTGACAAGGTCATCGACGAAGCGAGCGCGGGCAACGATGCCTGCCCGGAACCCGCGCGTGCCTTGACGATCCATGTCGGGCCGGCTGCGCCAATTGTCGTCAGGCGCGACAAGCTCGAGACCGATGGTGTCTCTGATGACGTGTGGAGATGCATCGACCTCGACGTGCAGAGCGCGCCACAACGCGACGCGCACCGCCGAGCTGTCCGGAACCGCGGTCGGTTTTTCCTGCATAGTGAAAGGAAGCTAATCGCGTGACGTGGCGATCGAGCGTCACAGCCACCGACGTACGCGTGCCTGATAGCTTGTGTATTCGTTGCCGAAGAGCTTTGCGAGCGCGCGCTCCTCGGGTGCGATCTGGAAGCGGTCCATGTAGAATACAAAGGCAACCAGCCCGAGCAGCGCCCATGCCGAAGACAGGAATACCGCCCATGCACCCAGAATCCACGCAAGGCCGACGTACATGGGGTTGCGTGTGATTCGAAATACGCCCGAGCTGACCAGAGAAGATGCCCGCTCCGGTGTCGTGGGATTTACCGTCGTTCGCGCTCGACGAAACGCCCTGACGCCGGCAATGCTGAAGCCGATGCCAATCAACGCCATTACTGCAGCCGCAGTGAAGCGCAGCGTGTCGGGCAGATGGAGCAACGGCGCGAACCGGGATGTGCCCCACATCGCGACTGCGATGACTGCTGCAACCACCGGCGGTGGCACCTTTACTTCGAGTGATTTCATGGACGCGCTCGCGATGGGGTAGGATCGGTTCAAGCGCCAGATTGGACCGCTCGTCTCATCGGGCGAGCGCCGACCTGTTACGCTATGTGAAACCGATCGAGGTAGATGATGAGGCCAAAGATCGCCTGCACGGCACTCACAACGAGCCACGTGACAGCGGGACGATCGCGCCAGAGCCATCGTCCGAGCGCTACGATGATGACGCCCGTGACGATGAGAATGAGGAAGAAACCGAACACGTGGTGCGTGTATGCCATGCGGCTTCCGCCGATGGCGCTCGCGGCGAGCAAATGACCGAGCAAGCCAACTGCGAAAAGTGCGACAACGAGGCCGCGCCACAACGGGCTCATCGGACCCTTCATGCCGCTGGCAGCCGGAGCCTGGGACGGATTGGACATCACATCTCCTTTCGTGAGGGATCGGATCGGCGAATCTCCGCAAGATACCGATCGCGCAATGCGTGGGTGCGTCGCGTCTACACAGTCCTGCACCGCATAGCGAGCCAACCGGTCGCCACGGCCGTGTCCAGATCGGCGATCAGCAAGCCTTCCTTGCCGTACGGCTGCCACCCAAGCACTGTCCCGTCAGGATGCACTACTGCCGATGTCGTCGGCGATCCGCCGCTCGCGTAGTTGACGCTCGCGAAATAACAGCTGTTCTCCGCGGCGCGGCACAGCATCGCCTTCTCGTGAAACGTGTTCAGGGGATCAGCGAAGCTGGTGGGCTGATAGCCGCCCGGTTCGGCCTCGGCGAAATGCGGATGGAACACTATGTGCGCACCGCGCTGCGCGGGCCAACGCACCGTCTCCGGGTAGCGCCACCCCTCGTGGCAGATAGCCACGCCGAACTTCAGCGGACCAACCTGGAAGCACTCGCGCTGCGTACCCGGCGAGTAGAAACTCTCCTCTGACGGGTCCAGCTGCACCTTGTCCTGGAAACCGGCGATCGTTCCGTCTCGATCGATGACCAGCGCAGTCAGCCGCGGCGCGCCGTCGACCACGCGCTCGGTTCCAAGCACCACCGCGACGCCAGTATCTGCCGCTACTTTGGCAATCGATGACCACGCGCGCTCGAGGAAGGCGGCATCGATCGGTGGCACCATCCTGCCCGTCGCACGATAGCCCGGGACGTAGCACTCCGGAAAGCACACGATGAGCGCCCCCTCGACCGACGCCTGCTGGATAGCAGCATGGGCCAGCGCGACCGACTCATCGGGCGTGGCCGCGTACCGTAAGTTGGCGAGTGCAATTCTGACTGTACTCATTTCGGGGCTGGGTCGAATGATCAATTAGTACACTATGGACTCGTGGCTGTCACGGCAAAACGCAGCACCAACGTCCTGTTTGGTGACAGCATGCGGATTCAGATGTGAATCCTACGATGTATGCCGCGCACCCGGCACTGTACTCTTCTCGATCTTCACCATCACGGTATACTCCGGATCAACCAGCTGGATGATCGGCGCCTTCGCGTTCTGCGCGACGAATTGATATGCGTCCATGACCGACATCCCGGACTGCGCGCGCACCCATCCGATCATCGCCTTGAATGCGACGCGCGCGGCGTCCTCGAGCGGACGACCCGAACCGACAAAGATTATCTCGTCGGCGTTCTCGATTCGCGGGATTGGCGTCGCACTCTTCCTGATCAGCTCGACGTACACCTCGACGTTCAGTGCACCTTCGATCGCAGCACCCATGATCTCGCCTTCGCCCATCGCGTAGTGGCCATCGCCGAAGGACAAGAGAGCGCCGGGTACGTTAACGCCCAGATAAACCGTATTTCCTGCACGCACCTCGGGACAGTCCATATTGCCGCCGAAGTTGCCGGGCACGATCGTGGTACGAACTTCGCCACCCGCCGGCGCGACGCCGATGCAGCCAAGGAACGGCGCCAGCGGTACCGACCACGAATACTTGCCGTCGGCCGACGTGGCTCGAGCCGCAGTGCGCTTCGCGTCCACGTCGTATCGCCACGTCGTCTCCGGGAAATCCGGTCCGAGCATCGCGGTCTGATCGTTGCCGACGAGTGCACCAAACCCCGGACTGAAAGACGATACCGCATATGAGCGCGCAGGCTCGAGTTTCACGATGTGAATCGCGACCGTATCACCCGGCTCGGCGCCATCCACGTAGAACGGGCCCGTCTGCGGATTGTCGTGGCCGGCGGCCATCTTTCGGGACGGGAGATCCGCCGCAGTCTTCACTGCGCCGTCGAAGCAGTCTTCCGTCCACGTAGCGATGCGCGTGCCCGACTTGATGTGCTGTTTCGGGGGCGCGCCGCCGAACGTGTACACGAGATCGGCGTGCTGAGGGATCCAGTCGAGCGTCGGTGCGTCGGCGGGAATATTCGCGACACTGGTTGGCGCTGCCGCGGTCGCCATCGCGGTCCCGGCCGCTGGCGCTACGTCGCTCGAAGCAACAGAATCACCGCCCGACGACTCGCGTGTGCCGTCCTTGCACGCTGCCATTACGCCAAGGACGCCGAGCGGTGCACTGATGAGGAACTGTCTGCGTGTGTTCATGCTAGCTTGCCATTGGGTTTGCGATCGTGAGGGGTAATGCGTCCGCCGGAACCGGGAATCATAGTTGCCACAATCCGTGATCGGCGTCTCCCTGGATGTAGATGGCGAACGTACCCTTTCCCGGAATCTCCATCGCGGGATGCGCAACGAAGGCACGGTGCCTCGTCACAGCATCCGAGGCGACGATCTCGGGGAAATGTATCTTCATTCGAGCTCCCGTGTGTTTGCGGTATGACGCGCTGGCGCGGCTGCAGGCGCGCGGGACGCTATGCCTGAGTAAAGCGTAACGTGTTGCCGTCGGGATCATTGACGTAAAACTCGCGCGTGCCCCAGGTCTGCTCGAGTGGACCTTCGTGCACTTCGTGCGGCGCCTCAGGGTTGCCGGGCGTCTCGAGTCCCCGTTCGCGGAACGTCCGAAACAGTGCGTCGATGTCAGTGGTCGTGACGACGACTACGGCACCGAAGACTCCATCGCCGCTGTGGCTCGAGAGGAACAGGTGGGCGCCATCGCGGGCGAGAACGCTGAACGACGGATCGTCCAGCGCGTCGTCGCCATCGACGCGTTCGAAATCGAGAATGCGTGTGTAGAAATCGACTGACCGTCGCATGTTGCTGCAGCGTAGCGTCGCAATGATTGTCATTGGGAAAAACCGGGGTCAGAGTACGTTTTCCGTAGCGGAAATGTACTCTGACCCCGGTTTTCTCCCCGCTGCACGCTTCGGATCAACAATGCCGCCAGGCCCACGATGATACCAACGTACAGGTACTGTGTCAGCGAGACGCCGGTACCGAAGGGAAACCAGATACCTGGCACGCCCAACGCCGTCAGTGCACCGCTGAATTGGCTGGCGGCGACAAACAGCACGACGATGAACGTGAGCAGACGATCCGGCTGCCGTCTGCGCAGTCCGACGATGGCGGTCGCCAGCAGCACGACGGCCAGCGGGACGCGCCATATCTGATTCAGCATGGCATACATGCCGTGAGGCAGTGTCAACCCCAGCACAGCACTCAGCACGGTCACCACGCTCAGCGCGGTGATGATGGCAATGGCGTATGTCAGCCATTGCCAGAGTTCGAGCTGATACCAATGTCGCCATGTCATGATCCATGCTGCCAACCCGAGCGGTACGAGAGTCTGATGCACGACGAGGTACGTGGTGAGGTCTTCATACGGCATCCAGGTGTAGACCGCCTGATTCAGCCTGTATGCGGCAGTCAGCAGAAGCGCCGAGCACAACCACTGCACGAAATGCCCGTGCGCAAGCTGCGCGCGGAAGCACCAGGCCAGCAGCGCCAGTAGCACGAATGCCAGAGGCTCGACAACTTCGACCACATAACCCTTGAACGTTTCCAGCCAATCGAGTTGGTACTGGGCGCTGATGGCGTCAATCGTGCCGAGCATGGGGGCGATGTGGATGCCGCCCGCGTCCTGCCCGCGTCCGAGTCCGGGACGCATCCACACCCTTATCGCTATGACGGCGTCGTGCGCGTTCGCAGACTCTGGCGGCAAACGAAAGATCTGTGGCCTGGTGCTGTAGATAACCGGCTTCGTGCCGGAAAAGTCGCCCGTCCCGCCGATCAAGGTTCCGTTCCAGAACAACTGGTAGGCGTCTTCGACATACGCCGGCGCGAGGAGGGCGATGCGGGTGTCGGCGGTGGCGTCGACGGCGACACGCATGCGGTACCACGCGTATCCCGAATAGCCATTGTGACCGCGTGCCCACCAACCGGGCACGTAATCCGTAAGACCGACATCGCCGTCGTGCGCGCCGGGAGCGGGGGTAAGGTCCACGGCCTCCCAACGCGAATCGTCAAGGCCCGGCGCGGCCCAGCGTTGGTCGTCGCCAGGACGGAAGCGCCACGGGCCCGTCAATAAGCGGGAGGACTGACCGATGCGAATCTGCATTGCCGGTGTCGTTCCGGCCTTTTCACCAGAGGTGGGGACTGCACCTGCCCCCGATTGGTCGTGTTCGACGACGTCAACGGCGACGGGTTCCGCCGGTGCTTGATTTCGCGATGCGAACGCGTGCCCACCTGGCGCTTCCGCCGCGGCCGATTCGATGGGCAATTTTGCAACGGAAATCAGGACGATCATGCTGAGGAAACATGTCTTCACCAAACCTCCGCAACTTGATTTCAGCCTCACAAGCGGGCCATTTGATCGTGCGTGGCGCTCGAGGTTCCGACCAGAGTTCAGGGAACCGCCGCTCCTCTCCGCGTGACATTTCCCGCACCAAACAACTGATCACTGTCGGACACAGTGACACTGCACATATGCGGCAGAAGATGCTTGCGTCGAACACTGCCGCAAGACATATCGTCAACGCTGACATAATGTTGACATTGACATATAGTTGCTTTACATCACGCGACCTATGGCCTTCTGCCACCGGCAACCCGATGTGAAGTTGCCGCGTTAATTGAGAGAATGACGCGCGGAAACCGCCGCGAGCTCGCCGACGAATATGTCGCGTGCTGTGATCGGAAGTGCACGGTGAGTCCCTATCTCGGATTCACCGTCATCACAGACCTTCCATCGGTCGTCTTCGCCCAGTACCTGATCCAGTGCTCGCCGATGTTGTTCGCCGCTGCGATCAGCTCCTTCGTCGGCTGCTTGCCGTGCATCGTCATCACGACGATCGCGGTGTTGAACTTCTTCTGTGAATGCGCGAAGTCCGGCTCGCGCGGACCCATCGCTGCGATCACGTCCTGAATCGTGATGTTGGTTCTGTCACCCGTGTAAATGGGATGACCGTTGGCATCCTGGTGGCCGGTGCGCTTCAGGTTGCGAAGGATGAAGAAGGGCGGCACCTCATCCGGCCTGGCGAGGCCCATCAGGTAGAGGCCGAGCCACGAGTAGCCCTTCGCGGGCGAGTAGTAGTCTCTGTCGAGCTGAGTGTACGTGCCGTCCCCGTTGTCCTTCCACGTACTGCCGCCCATCGCGTCGGCCTCGATGGGATTCGAGTATGGGAACGCAGCTGGAAGATGCACGCCGGTCGCCCAGTGTACGGGACCGAGCGTGATCGTGTCGCCATTCGCTACCGCGCGCGCATCGGCGGCCCAGCGATGACCGAGCTCGTGTCCGATCTGCGACATCGCGTAGTTGTAGTCGGGCATGCGGCCGTCGGGTGACTTCTCCTGGATCTGTACTGCCGACGTCGAGACCGGTTCGACGTACATCCACTGCAGCTCGCCCTTGCTGCAATAGTTCTCCAATCCATTCGTAACTGTCCCGATACCAGTTACGTTGCCGCCGCGTGGTCCGTTACTCGGCGTCCCACCTTCGGGGTTGTCGACGCGGAAATCCGAATAGGTCGCGATGAAATCGAAGTTGTCGCCGAGTGTCGTGATGATCGAGCAGGCAACATCCTGCGCGCGCGGAATCTCGGGCCAGTGGAAGCCTTCGTACGCAACGGGAAACGTTCCGCTCCTCCTGCTCGCCAACGAGAGATCTATCTCCGGGGAGCGAATGCCACCGAGTGCAACCGAGCGCGCCGTCACCCGATCGACGATCGACGACGGCGTGCCACTCTCTGCATCGGCAGACACGGACACCCGAGTCGCGCCGGCGAGCGGAGCCGGAAGCACGCCCTCGATCGAAATTGTATTTCCGTTCACGGTAACTTCCGGTTCCGCGCCGGCACCGGAAACGATGTAACGTGGAGGACGGCTTCCGCCTCCACCGCCTGCACGTTTGTCTGCAAACCCGCGGATGGTCCATACTGCCGTTGCCTTCCTGAGATCGGCCGACGTTGGTTTGTGCGTGTCGAACGCGACGCGATACGTCACGCCATCGATCGCCGGATCGCCGTTCGGGAGCACGGCACCGCGAGTCTCGATGGTCGCTCTGACGAAGAGACCATCGATGCTGGAAAGCCGGACGTGCGTGATGTCGAGGTTCGGTGCGACCGCTGGATCGGGGGCATCCTGAATCGACGCGAGCGCCTTCTCGATGCCATCGGTGACCATCGGGAAAACACCGACCACCGCGTCGCGCGCTGACACGTCGTTGTACGAGAGCTCGATCACGCCGGTCTTGTAGAGTGTCGCCTGAATGCGGTTCACCGTCGGTACCCAGGTGAACGACTGGATTCCGCCAGCTCCCTCGCTGAGTGTCCATGTCACAACTGCGCGATCCGGCAGTTCCTTCACGAAATGCGGACCGTTCAATCCGGATTTTATGAATGCTGCGATGCCGGGAATCGTGTTGATGAACGTCTCTCCGACAGTCTGCAGGGACGCGTAGCGATCCATCAGGAACCCGTTGCGGGTCGATCCGCCGGCGCCAGTACGGTTGCCAGCGGGCGGACCACCGAATCTTGCGCGATCGGCCGCCTGCTGCATGGTGCCGAAGGTGATTGCTCCGATCGCGACATCGAAGGAGCTCCACTGCTTTCCCGAGAAAGGAAAGGTGAACCCCTTGAGCGTCGCCGAATTTCCTTTGAGTTGGGGCCCGAAGTCCGCATCCCATCTCAGTGCGACATTTTCGACGCGAAATCCCTTCCCTTGCGGAGTGAATCGCAGGGTTCGGTGGTCCAGGTCGAAGAGACGCGCGGAGTCGACTGCTGCGCTATCGAGCTCGAGATGTATCAGGTTCCCTATGGTGGTTACCTTGCCGATCGGGTGACCAGGCTCGCGCTGGGCCACGCCCAATGAGGGGAGGGCGGCAAGTGCGAGGCGAAGCTGGATGTAACGGATACGGGTCATCGTGGCGGTCCAATGAAGGCGCGGTATTGGATACAATATTCAGCGCGCAGTAATTCTAGTGCAATTCATCGACACGACCCGAGCGGATCGCCTGCGCAGCGAGAGCGCTGTAGTGCTCCGAGCTCAGTTCACCACCCCTGTGCGGTCCTGGCTTTGATGCCGGACCCCGGCTCCTGCGCCTAGCGGCGCTGACGCGTGATTTATCTCAATGGCGTGTGGCCGGTTCGTCGCGCTTGAGCCATCCATCGAACCAGTCAGTCATCTGGTTCAGCATGTGCTTGATGCCGGCAGGCGACGCGTTGCCGTGCGCTTCTCCGGCATACCGGATGAAGCGCACCGGCTTGCCGAGTCGGTTGAGCGCAGTGAACAGCTCCTCGCTCTGGGAAAGAGGCGCTGCGTAGTCCATGTCTCCGCCGATGATCAGCACCGGAGTGGAAATCGACTCTACATGCATCAGCGGACTGGCTTCGAGATATGTATCCCAGTGCCCGTAAGGTGGAACACCGAGATGTCCCTGCCCGCCTTCGGCCCAGCCTGGAGCCCATAGTTGTTCATTGGCATCGTCCGCAAGCCGGCGCGTCGGATTGAACTGGCCGTACATGCTGATGAGATCGTACAGTCCGTTACGCAGAACCGCTGCCTTGAATCGGTGAGTCTGCTCGATCACCATCGCCGTGCCGTAACCGCCGAAACTGATCCCGTCGATTCCGAGCCGATCCGGATCGGCGATCCCGAACTTTATGAGCGAATCCACCGCGGGAAGGATGTCACCCGGGAACTGGCTCGCGCGGTCGGCGCCGCCGCCGGACAGTGGCATACTCGGCTCGAGCACCACGTAGCCGCGCGCCGCCAACAGCGCGGGCAACCAGTTGTCGCCGGGCTGCGGATACGTGGATGTGTCGCTGCTCTGCTCCGCCTTCGTATGAACCGTGCCCGGATACATCTGCACGATCAGCGGATATCGCGTGCCCTTGCTGTATCCCGGTGGCATTGTTATGCGCGCGAATACAGTATCTCCGGCGTCGGTCGTGTAACGCACGTACCACGGGCGACACACATTGAGCTTCGCGATGTCCTGGTCGAGCGATATTATCGTGCGCACCGTCTTGCCGCGACGCACCAGCAGATGCTCACCGGCATCATCGACTCGCGTCTCGACATGCGGTACATCCTGAGCATTTGCAAGCGAGCGTGGTGTCGGGGCGCGCCTGGTGATCGGCTCGATCACTGGCGGATCGGGGCGGAACACCGATCCGTCACGCCGAACCTGAACGACCGTGTCACCGATCAGACGCGCGCCCACGGTCGAATCGTCGTCGGACCAGCGCGTGAGCGTGACGTGTCTTCCCGGTAGTGGATGCAGGATTCGTCCGTCACGCAGGTTGACGAGAATCAGCTCGGTTTCCGCGCGATTGAGCGGCGGTATCGAAGCAGCAGATGCGTCTATCGGCCGAACATCGGGCGTGAACGCGATCCACTGTGCATCGCGGGAAATCAGAATGTCGCGAGGTGTGCGTCCACGCAGCGACGCGGTTCTGAGGAGCGCACGTCGCTGGCCAGTGCGCACGTCGATGCGCCAGAGCGTGAGTGAATCGCCGAGCGTGGGATGCGCCGGCTGGATGAACGAAGGAAGGTGCGCATCGGTGATTGACGCAGAAGCACGCAGCCCCGACGAAGCTGCCTTCCACAGCTTCGGCCACTCCGCAATCGCGTCGTCCTGATCCAGCGTCCCCGTGCCGGGCGGAAGCATTGCGGTGACGAGCGTGACCGAATCGAGCCATGCGTACGCACCAGCGCGTCCGTTGGGATCACCGATGGCGAAACGAAGGGATGCTGCGAGCGCGCCC is from Gemmatimonadota bacterium and encodes:
- a CDS encoding glyoxalase superfamily protein, encoding MTIIATLRCSNMRRSVDFYTRILDFERVDGDDALDDPSFSVLARDGAHLFLSSHSGDGVFGAVVVVTTTDIDALFRTFRERGLETPGNPEAPHEVHEGPLEQTWGTREFYVNDPDGNTLRFTQA
- a CDS encoding glycoside hydrolase; translation: MIVLISVAKLPIESAAAEAPGGHAFASRNQAPAEPVAVDVVEHDQSGAGAVPTSGEKAGTTPAMQIRIGQSSRLLTGPWRFRPGDDQRWAAPGLDDSRWEAVDLTPAPGAHDGDVGLTDYVPGWWARGHNGYSGYAWYRMRVAVDATADTRIALLAPAYVEDAYQLFWNGTLIGGTGDFSGTKPVIYSTRPQIFRLPPESANAHDAVIAIRVWMRPGLGRGQDAGGIHIAPMLGTIDAISAQYQLDWLETFKGYVVEVVEPLAFVLLALLAWCFRAQLAHGHFVQWLCSALLLTAAYRLNQAVYTWMPYEDLTTYLVVHQTLVPLGLAAWIMTWRHWYQLELWQWLTYAIAIITALSVVTVLSAVLGLTLPHGMYAMLNQIWRVPLAVVLLATAIVGLRRRQPDRLLTFIVVLFVAASQFSGALTALGVPGIWFPFGTGVSLTQYLYVGIIVGLAALLIRSVQRGENRGQSTFPLRKTYSDPGFSQ
- a CDS encoding prolyl oligopeptidase family serine peptidase, producing the protein MRGNDATLRAIKAGLALVAATLACITPSVTHAQAGESGQSVQPPACTAAGDAKSGLTVDGVLHLHGQGLGRTNPFGAYDVSHDGKRVAVQIGRRLGDLRAHATFTFFWLHADLGVYDIATSRQVAFLDDAARGDSWASPFWSPSDRYLALTHVGPNSLDRELYTWEVGRSAPKQIVPGALAASLRFAIGDPNGRAGAYAWLDSVTLVTAMLPPGTGTLDQDDAIAEWPKLWKAASSGLRASASITDAHLPSFIQPAHPTLGDSLTLWRIDVRTGQRRALLRTASLRGRTPRDILISRDAQWIAFTPDVRPIDASAASIPPLNRAETELILVNLRDGRILHPLPGRHVTLTRWSDDDSTVGARLIGDTVVQVRRDGSVFRPDPPVIEPITRRAPTPRSLANAQDVPHVETRVDDAGEHLLVRRGKTVRTIISLDQDIAKLNVCRPWYVRYTTDAGDTVFARITMPPGYSKGTRYPLIVQMYPGTVHTKAEQSSDTSTYPQPGDNWLPALLAARGYVVLEPSMPLSGGGADRASQFPGDILPAVDSLIKFGIADPDRLGIDGISFGGYGTAMVIEQTHRFKAAVLRNGLYDLISMYGQFNPTRRLADDANEQLWAPGWAEGGQGHLGVPPYGHWDTYLEASPLMHVESISTPVLIIGGDMDYAAPLSQSEELFTALNRLGKPVRFIRYAGEAHGNASPAGIKHMLNQMTDWFDGWLKRDEPATRH